ACTTTAATCCCGCTGGTGCTGCCGGTTTACTTAGCAGTTCCGGCACGCCGGCGGGGATATTTAACAAGGTACTGAAAGGATTAAAAAATGGAAACTACACTAAACAAGGTCGATACCATGTTGCTGCGGATAAACACCTTGCGCAAAGATTTGCACAAAAAGGTAATGACTCTCGATTATAAATCACCGACTCGAAATCGCTGGCGGAATCTAACGGCATACTTAGCCAACATCAATACGGACTGCCACGATTATGGCTCAAGCGACGTCAATCTGTCGCGACTCGCTGAAGAATTAGAGTGGCTAAAATCATTATAAATACCGGCCCTGAACGGTTCGCCGGTTCGACTCCGGCACAGGGCTTTGTTTGAAACATTATTAAAACTTTTTAGAAAGGATAAAAGATGAGATACAAGCACAAACACAGTGGAAAAAGCGGCACAGGACTTTACGGCTATGATACTCCCAAAGATGGACTTATGGAGTTTCACACCAAAAAGGCAGCGATTAAAAATGCTGCGAGGGCAGCCCGCCGAGAACACCGAAGCGTTGATGTCCTCAGCCCTACGGGTTTTGTCGTGGCGACGCTCGGCACTTCTGTAGAGGGTCTTATTGACTCTTTCTGTGCGCAGGATTATACCCCTTTCGAAGCCGCGGATATACTCAACGTCGCCGAGGAATAAGTTCGCAAAGGTAAAAAATGAAACAGAAGCAAGGCGGCTTATCGAGGAAAAAAGAGGTTGCAGGGTTTGCGATTGGGGCGACTTGACCGGTTATAAGCAGGAAAAAGAGTAGTTGTAAGTAAAGCAGGGAAAGTTATGGTTAACAATAACTGGGTTCCGTTCCTGATGCAATACAACCTGAAAGAATTGAGACGGCGGCAGGAGATTAACAATCAGGACATCGCAAGGGCAACTAAAATGAACACAAGTGACGAAGTGATGCGGCGGATACAAGATATGCAGGACAGTATCGCCGAAGCCATATTGATTAAATATACTTAAAGGATAAAGCCTATGAACAACAACCTTATATGCGAATCGCACGTTAAGAAATTCATTTTGGCCAAGTGCCTATCATTGCGTCCAGGGCTGAAATTCAATCGAGTAAGTCAAGATGCACTGGATAAAATCGAGGCAAAACTACACAATATGATTATCAATGCTATTAAGGCCCACCCATCTGTTGGCAAAACTTTTAACGATATAATATAAACCCTTTAACTTGTCAAAGAACAGAGACACTGACCCAGCCTGAATAGCTTTATAGTTCAATCTGTTGAGTAAAATTTGCTCTATTTCTCACTGGGCCGTGCCCATCCTGTCGCGAAATTAACCTTTATTTAGTTCGCTCATATCGTTTTTTGGGGAATGTCCCATTTTAAGGTAGTAAATTTTTTCATTTTCTTCTTGACTTTATTTCCTTTTGACTTATATTATACATAGTTACATAATTACTGGTAGAGATTAAAAGGGTATAAAAATGGACATTATCGAGATATTTGAACGTTTTCCGACCCAAAAAAGCTGTTTTGAGTATTTAGAAAAGCTACGCTGGCAAGATAAGCCGCGCTGTCCATACTGCAAGTCCATTAACCAAACTCCACTAAAAAAAGAACATCGCTATCATTGCAACCAGTGCAACACCAGCTTTAGTGTTACTGTTGGCACGATATTTCACAAAACCCATTTATCCCTTCAAAAATGGCTGTTGGCCGTTTCGCTTATCCTTAACGCCAAAAAAGGCGTTTCCGCTCGCCAATTAGCCCGACACCTTAAAGTCAATCGCAACACCGCTTGGCGTATCGCTATGAAAATCAGAGAAGCTATGTTTGAGCCGGAACAAAGAGGTATGTTGCAAGGAATCGTAGAAATGGACGAAACCTATATCGGTCCTCGGCGGCCTCGAAAAACCCAAAAAGAGAAAATGGCCGGAAAAGACTTTAGACGCGGTGGCACAAACAAAATACCAGTTGTCGGAATGATAGAACGGCACGGCAAGGTTAAGGTTAAAAGAGTACGAAAAGGCCAAGTTAAATATAAGAGGCTGTCCAGTTTGGTTCGGGACGCAGTAGATTTAGAAAAGTCTGTTTTAGTAACCGACCAAGCGGCATATTACAAAAGAATGCGTAATTTGCTGCCGCACAAATCCGTTAACCACGATATTATGTATTGCGACGGCTGGATTCACACAAACACAATCGAATCGTTTTGGGCTTTGCTCAAACGTGGCATTGTCGGTCAATTCCACAAGGTTAGTGCTAAACATTTGCCAGCATATCTAAACGAATTTTCATACCGCTTTAATAACAGAGACAACGGAAATGTCTTTGGTTTAACAATTCGTAAAGCATTAGGAGTAATGTAAAAATGTCTAACAAGGAAGAAAAAATAACCGAAGCTCCTTACAGTGGAGAAATCAAAATTGGCGGCATTACTATTGCTTGTGCTGTTTTAGAGGACGGCACTCGAATAATCACCCAGTATGATTTTTATAAAGCAATTGGACGTTCCGGCAAGCCTGCCAAGGGACGAGGTTCAGCAATCGAAAAAGTAGCCCCTTTCTTGGCCCTCAACAACCTTAAACCCTATGTAGATAAGGATTTAGAGGATTCGACAAAGCCCGTTAAGTTCAAAATGCCCAAAGGTGGTATTGCGTGGGGCTATAAAGCTGAAATACTACCCAAAGTTTGCGAGGTGTATTTGAAAGCAAGAGACGACGACGCATTATTAGCCTCTCAAGAAAAGTTTGCAGTTGCTTGTGATATAATTATGAGAGGGCTTGCTCACGTTGGTATTATAGCTCTTGTCGATGAAGCCACTGGCTATCAATATGCACGAGCAAGAGAAGCTCTTGAGCAAATTCTTGAACAATTTATAGCCAAAGAATTATTCAAATGGGTAAAAACGTTTCCTGATGAGTTTTACCAACAACTATTCCGGTTACGGGGCTGGCAGTATTCACAAGGTTCGGTTAAGAGACCTTCTGTGATAGGTAAACTGACCAACAATTTGATTTACGAGCGTCTTGCGCCAGGAGTTCTTGACGAGCTTAAACAGCTTAACCCCAAAACACCCAAAGGCACTCGCCGACACCATCACCATCGTTGGCTTACCCGCGATTTTGGCCACCCACGATTGTTAGAACATTTATGGGCAGTTGTTAACTTAATGAGGGCTTCAGCAAATTGGAGTGAATTTCAGCGATTGATAAATCGAGCATTGCCCAAATATGGCGATTTGCCTTTGATAGAAGACGCCGAAAGACGAGCTAAGGAACGAGATAAAGCCGCTTTGTAATCTCTACCAGTATTAACTTGTCAAAGAACAAAAAATCTCTACAATAATTCTTAAATATTAACTTTTTTAAGGAAGCCAATTATGGCTAAAGTAAAACCATTTCACACAAAAGAAAGAACGGACGTATACCACGATGACTCAAAATGCACCGAAGGCAATAATATCGAAAAAGGCAATAAACGGTCGGGAACTGGTGGAAAGCGTAAATGTAAAGGCTGTAAGTAATTCATTGGTCTGCTTTCCTTGAAAATGTCATTGCCC
The DNA window shown above is from Patescibacteria group bacterium and carries:
- a CDS encoding IS1595 family transposase — protein: MDIIEIFERFPTQKSCFEYLEKLRWQDKPRCPYCKSINQTPLKKEHRYHCNQCNTSFSVTVGTIFHKTHLSLQKWLLAVSLILNAKKGVSARQLARHLKVNRNTAWRIAMKIREAMFEPEQRGMLQGIVEMDETYIGPRRPRKTQKEKMAGKDFRRGGTNKIPVVGMIERHGKVKVKRVRKGQVKYKRLSSLVRDAVDLEKSVLVTDQAAYYKRMRNLLPHKSVNHDIMYCDGWIHTNTIESFWALLKRGIVGQFHKVSAKHLPAYLNEFSYRFNNRDNGNVFGLTIRKALGVM
- a CDS encoding P63C domain-containing protein, encoding MSNKEEKITEAPYSGEIKIGGITIACAVLEDGTRIITQYDFYKAIGRSGKPAKGRGSAIEKVAPFLALNNLKPYVDKDLEDSTKPVKFKMPKGGIAWGYKAEILPKVCEVYLKARDDDALLASQEKFAVACDIIMRGLAHVGIIALVDEATGYQYARAREALEQILEQFIAKELFKWVKTFPDEFYQQLFRLRGWQYSQGSVKRPSVIGKLTNNLIYERLAPGVLDELKQLNPKTPKGTRRHHHHRWLTRDFGHPRLLEHLWAVVNLMRASANWSEFQRLINRALPKYGDLPLIEDAERRAKERDKAAL